TACTATACATTTTAATCAAACTAATCAAGtccatttataaattataatgtcatatagtatataatatattgattattataataacaaattatgtataataaggaatataagaaagaaagcacatgaaaagtaaagtaacacacacacaagcatTGTACATGGTTAAGCATTGATTTTTGCTCATTTGAAGAGTGTCGTGTGTCAACGTGTGATTTACCTTTAAAACAAATGATATTCTAACACTAACTGGCTAGTCCCTATAAATATGTAGTGACCACATGCATCTTCAATCACAGAGCATCAGAAATCATTTCAGTatcaaaatatcataaaaataaacatgGAAGCCATCTTACTATATTTGTCTCTCACACTTCTCAGCTTTCTTGTTGCTTTCAAGCTCATTCTCAAAACAAGAACTTCTCGACCAAAACACCTCCCACCTAGCCCCCCTTCTCTTCCAATCATAGGTCATCTCCATATCATTAAAAAACCATTCCACCGTACTTTCCATGCCCTCTCACAAAAATATGGTCAAATATTCTCACTCAAATTTGGTTCACAACTTGTGGTCATTGTTTCATCCCCATCAACAGTCGAAGAGTGCTTCACAAAGAATGACATAGTATTAGCCAATCTTCCTCCCTTCCTATTAGGCAAGCACGTTGCCTACAACAACACCACCCTAGTACAATCCCCATATGGTGATCACTGGCGTAACCTCTGCCGCATTAGTACCCTCGAAATCTTCTCAAACAATCGCCTCAACAAGTTCTTAGGCATCCGAAGAGATGAGATCAACCACTTGCTACAAAACCTATCCCGCAACTCTTGCCACAGTTTCGCCAAGGTGGAGCTACAATCAATGCTCTTGGAGATGACATTTAACAACATAATGAGAATGGTGGCAGGAAAACGGTACTACAGGTACGGTGAAGACGTGAAGGACGAGGAAGAAGTGAGACAGTTTAGGCGGATAATTAAAGAGTTAACAAGGTTCGGAGGGGCATCAAATCCCACAGAGTTTGTGCCCATCTTGCGGTGGATGGATTATGGAGGTTTGGAGAAGAAGTTGAAGAGCCTCTCCAAGAGGACGGATGAGTTCTTGCAAGCACTCATTAATGAGAAAAGGCTTAAGGAGGAAGAGGGTTACACTATGATTGACCATATGCTTTCTTTGCAAAAATCACAGCCAGAGTACTACACGGACCGAATCATCAAGGGGCTTATATTGGTAAGTGCATTGAATAATGCTTCATTTCTTACTGAGCAAACTAGGAAATCatggttttgtttgattcttgcATCTTAAAAAGCAGTCACGCAATtatctgttttatttttctttaatagctTCATCGGAATTGTTGTCTAGTGCGAAAAAGTGACATTCTTAGTGAATGTTTGGATAGTGGCAAGCGTCCAGCGTTTTGTgcgtgggtcccgtgcactgatGACGGGAActacaaacctcttttttcagcaaaactttcattaaaaataggtcccatgacattattcacacatttaaaaattattttaatacagtgttttcagttttcagcaataagcagtatccaaacagacccttagtcctgaggaaaaaaaatccacagTAACATTAGACTAACTAGTTACATATCATCGTTGTTGAATTTCGCAGAACATATAAagaaaccttttttatttaatatattgttgttttattCTAAACACCTCGTGTATAATGCACAGGTATTGTTACTTGCTGGGACTGACACATCAGCAGTTACATTAGAGTGGGCAATGACTAATTTGCTTAATCATCCTAATATATTGAAGAAAGCTTGAGATGAGATAAATAGTCAAATTGGAGAAGAGAAATTGATTGAGGAATCAGATGTTTCCAAATTACACTACCTTCAGAGTATTATCTCAGAAACCCTTCGATTGTATCCAGCAGCACCATTGTTAGTACCCCATATGTCCTCTGCTGATTGCACCATTGGAGGATATGATGTACCAAGTGGCACAATGTTATTGGTCAATGCATGGGCCATACATAGAGATCCTATGGTGTGAGATGATGCGACTAGTTTTAAGCCAGAGAGGTTTGAAAATGGTGAAAGTGAAGGACATAAGCTAATGCCATTTGGGATTGGGAGAAGGACTTGTCCTGGGGCAGGCCTCGCCCAACGTACTGTGAGCCTGACTTTGGGTTCGTTGATTCAATGTTTTGAGTGGGAAAGGGTTACCACAGAAGAAGTTGACATAGATGAAGGTAGTGGGCTCACTATGCCTAAAGCCATGCCATTGGAGGCCATGTGTAAAGCACGCCCAATCATGCATAAGCTTCTTTCTATGTCAACAGATGATGTTTGAACAATCTCCTTGAATTACTTTTAAGAGACTTGCTTAGttatttgttgataattttaatcatttaatagACTAAAATAAACCATTACatattcaattttcaaattgaattaTTGTATCTATATAAAGTTGTatctttttttggggttttttttttttttttttggtgtggtgTTGTTGTTTTTGGCCTATAATAAATAGTGATTTGTATATTTGTTTAAGGAATAGTAAAGGATACGTATAATTTTGCTTTTCCCTTCCAAATTCTTAAGTTAAATTAGGACATTTTGTTATAGgatataaataaatcaagttGTGTAAAATTTGAAAGTTAACTGCAAAAACACTTGTGTATTTGCTAAATTGGTGAAATGAATGTCTAGAATTTGAGACATATttttagattatatatatataaaagatatgaTATGTATCTTGAATTGAGTTTACGTAGATATTTAATTCAATTGCGTCTTTCCTtatttacaataatattatcaaaagCAAATAAttgagaaagattttttttctaagtgaaagacaatggtgaagaagaagaaaactacCGGTTGAGCTTATTCTAGTCAACTTTCATGTGTGGGTCTGTCTTCTCTgctattccttttttttggctaagcgctctctctctctctctctctctctcatggagAGATTGTGTGACTACTATGTGTAAAAAACGGAGAAACACTACGTTTTTACACAAAGCCTTGCTCCATATATACAAGAGAGTAACCCATACACATGAAATGAGGTGTACCAAGCCCAATGatgaaaataatcaataaatgGGTTATAAGGTCTTCTCTCTTTATCTTTTAAACATTCAAACTACTCCGATATTATATTACAAATGCAAATAATTGATGAGTTTTCCGTAAAATTTTTGGGAAGGGTTTTTCTTATATGAtgttatatgctcatgcattgcattacatttgcattttcacaatgtttcatgcattatagATGTGTGTTTCTATGTTGGAACCTTGTGTGTtgttaggattggattgggctgagcccatgatgcatttttttgttatacgtcacatgctcatgcattgttcatgcatacgtaccttttcattttcttttctggtaCTCTTTATTGATGGTGCTTTTTtgctttcctctctctctctctctctctctctcggatagTCTATGCATGGCACCTAAGCGTAAAACTACTCCGTCCCGGAACTCTCTTTGTTCCAGGGCATCATTTTCTATTCCTACTCCTCTACATGTCAAGTTTCGTGATGAGAATGCCCGtaaggacttcttggagaacttctccAAACATGGAATTCATTTGGAACGCCATGTTATCCTATCAGACTTCTCCGATACTACTCTTCCGACTGTCATTCACAAGCGGGGTTGGGAATCTCTATGTGAGATACCCGTGAGTTGTCCCTccgtgatcatacaggagttctactccaatatgcacgtTTTTGATTCTTTAGTACCTCAGTTTGTTACTTTTGTTCGAGGTACTCATTTAGTAGTTACTCCGGAGCTTATCTTCGAAGTGCTACATGTTTCGAGGGAATCGCATTTGGATTACCCCAAATGTCCATGTCTGATGACTATGTCCAAAGACGAACTTCTGTCTCTATTTTGTGAGATACCTTCTTCATGGGGTGAGCATTAAAACACCTCATGCTCGGGCTTTGCAAAAGGTCCGAGATTCttgaatatggtgatgacatttgttctcTATCCCTTATCTCACTATAATTCTATTACTGAGCCTCGTGCTCATTTTTTGTTGTCCCTCATTGAGGACCTTACTATtgactttccctctcatttcattctcccccttatagacatctataataATACAACGACctgtgataagcttatctttccttccaTTATCACAAGGATCATTCGCCACTCCTCTGTCTCTTATCTCGAGTCTACTCACTTCACCTTCATGGGTACCTTGAGCGCGGCATCCGTTAGACAGAGCGAGGCCCAACATCGACCGAAACGACTATGGACCAAGATGGCGACTCCTCTAGCCTCCTTCACCCCATCCACCTCCGCTCTTTCTTCTTCTGCGGGTGGTATGACGCTTGATACGATCATGGCGCaacttcagcgcatggatgctcgccttgacactctcactAATGAGATGAGTCAGGTGACCACTTGTGTGGGTCATATTGCATGATGTCAGGCTCGCCTTTGTGGCTTCATTGCTTTTCCCTCTCCATCTCCACAGGCTTcagaggatgaggatgatgatgatggctctagtgatgatgatgatgatgaggaggatgaggatgctagctcttctagtgatAAGACAAAGGGGAAGTAGTTTagggtatgagagtagtcatgtacttagggggagatTTAGCATAGGACCTTTTTGTTAGGgagagtgttttttttcttgagggatgtagtgatgatttatgtatcttttcttttctttctcttttagatactttatttttttgtacattggtcttgtgaccacttagTGATAGCAAACATTgtatttatctttgatatatttatatatataatgatgttgtttcttttccctctttatACAGATGTTTCtgtatgtatgcaatcttttatttttgtttcacaataggattccttgatgagttttgtttaaagtgtttcagaaatacaagttgtcaaaatctatcatgccatgaattcttttcttgcaaagtttttcaagagtttgtgttagaattatattttattgtattcaagaagtgattatgagtttagtgatttatgacttctctcatacttcatttgtttgttgtggttttgtcacggattgccaaaaggggtgatttttttttataataaaaattatagttcattaatattagattcttaatattttgcactcattaactcacctgacacaaagattaaaaaactttaGTACGCACATGGCACaagcttaagtggataattatggtttAGTTTCCACATAAATTTATACACATGGCGCaaatttggattataatttcaaattctaattcaattttctctaagctttaccgattaatatatatatatatagatgacttataaatttaaattttttttggttatatgtttatgtttttttatggtttattatattgaactcctcgttttctacactaaattaactaatttggtacaaaaatttaaaaatttagattagatgggacacatggcgcaaaattaaaatttaattgaaattcaatttttacactaaattaactcactcggcacaaaattctaaaatttagattagatgagacacatggcgcataattagactctaattgaattctaatttgaaatttaattagatttttttttttacctattattatatacatagactagcttgtaaccccatgcatatgcatggatacacttaaagatatacaataagatatataatataattcctatatatataatttaaatactatcgatagtcattttaatattttgttaactctttaaaaaaatttataacgatattattaggtataaaatgtaaattttccatttttttttcttaaaacttattgtgaatcatcatcttttttttttttatgattcatttattctagactcattggtttttgtacttaataactcacttggattaatatttataatgtggtcccacatttgattttaaaattaagaaatgaaactctttaaaaataagtaatttaggacacatggcacaaaattggaacTATAATTTGGagttctaatttgagtttctcttagTTTCAtctattattatcattattatatatatatatatatatatatatatatataaatatatatatatagataagtcTAATGCACAacacataatatttatttaatttttaaatattatatatgttaaatttaattcttaaaCAACTCTATTATTCGGCTAAATATTCGGTACTCTTAAGGTGTGTTCGTTTGGggtgaaaatagggaggatggaaaatagagagagaaaaatagggtggaaaatgttgttttccACTATTTGGTTGGGGAAAGAAAATAAGGAGAGAAAACCCGGAAGAAAGTTTTCTCTCCCGGGCCCatatttttttcctcccaaattgggaggaaaatctAGGGAGAAAAGTGCTAGAGtaacacttttacaaaaatgccctCAAACTCATTTAGCTTTTTTTCCTCCCAagttctcctttttttttttttttttttttttcaatgtgacgttttcttctctcttttttttttgttcaacgtgacgttctcttctctctctctctctctctctctctctcaacatgACCTAATCTATTGTCCTCATTATActcctcattctctctctctcaacatgACCTAATCTATTGTCCTCATTATACTCctcattaatcttttttttttcttgttgattttttggtttttttttccgtataacattaatttttacattataataataaaaataataatataaatttatatatatgatgtggtaaattttatattatttaatgggTACAAATAattctatttcttacatattatgtaacaagggtataatagtcaatttatataaattacattttccatcattccttttttctctccaaccaaacaaaagagttttccacccttccacttttccaccctccaACAAAACACATatgagggaaaactaaatatttttcatcctcccactttttcactcctcTAACCGAACGGACCCTTAGGGTCCGTTTTGTTGgaagagtggaaaagtgggaggatagaaatgattttaatttccttcctttttttttggttggaagtGAAAAAGTAGAGGGATGGAAAAAGTGagtgtataaatttactcatgtACCCTTGTTAAAAATGATgaccaattaaaacaaaaaaagtgacaaacaaccaaaaacaaaacacaaaagaaagcaatagtaaaaaaaaaaaaaatatatatatatatatatatatatatatatatatatatatatatatatatatgagtaacGTACacttaaatcaaaagaaaaaagaaaaaaagaaaaagaaaagaagaggcaatgagggaagaagaagaagaagaagaaggaaggagGAAGGAGAAAAAAACAGGGAACATCCAggaggaaggaaaaaagaaaagaaaaaagtgaagcGGAGCAATGTACAAACAAAGCCCATGTGCAAGTGCACAAGAGCATTTTTGTCCATTAAGCAGTTTCATTTTCTCCcttcagttttctctccattttggggagaaaactATAGGTGGGCCCAAGGAGAAAACACTTGGGCCTAGTAGCGAAGTCAAGAATTTATCTTTACGGGGGggcatttataaaattttttgtatgtgtataaaatctaaaatagtaatgttaaacaacaactaaatacatgttaatttttttaaagtgctaaatacatgttaatatAGTTGTATATACTGTACATTTTAATCAAACTAATCAAgtacatttataaattataatgtcatacagtatataatatattaattattataataacaaattatgtataataaggaatataagaaagaaagcacatgaaaagtaaagtgttgggaaatttagaccccggttgatagaattaacaagttttaaatcaaagttgttaattagatttattatgcataaaacttgttaaaacaaaccaacatcaatatcatgtcaaaactatgtgcagcggaaaaataaataagacaagatatgatgacccaggaaaactaatgaaaccaaccagtttcacagtaaaaaacctggggggaaaccttcccgaaaagcaattcactatagtaaagagaagtttcagatctagtacaaaacatttgtccctagactctacaatccccgtagatgaactcacaacagaaaccttctaccgctttagaacctctaaactcttcaatatatgaacgctaccctttgatgcatggatcccagtacgtgactaaccaattgcgcggattccagtacgcgacttcaatcaccaactagagagaagaagatgttggttgcaaagttcttcacttcatcaacaatgaagatcaagaagcacttggttacaaaactctaaggcgcaaagacgcaatagcttctttttttgagagaataaggcttcagtcacctttttcatatgttctccttgtattctcttgtgTGACGGCTTCTAAAATattccttatatatgtctagggttgtaataaaagaaaccctacacaaatacaaaagcctggcccaaaaatcagatctgaaaattctgattttcgtaacctcgatagatagcatctgtcgagcctcattaaacctcgataggtagctatctgtcaagcagctatcgagcaggtgtccagcaggtgtctagctttagtaaacacattttcttcacttgtttcttggttcaatcttcatggctttaatactagacttgaacaacatgttctttgaagtattaaacacatcctagatctaccaaaatacaagtaaagtacgttttgtcaaaggattagccaattacataaaataatgacatatgttcttattaagtgaaccacatatttcctaacaatctccccctttggcaatccgtgacaaaaccacagcaaacaaatgaacatatgagagaagttaattcactcaactcatactcacttgttgaatacaataaattCTACCCTAagacaaactcttgaaaaactttgccagaagagagttcatggcatggaagactttgacaacctatatttctaaaacactttaaacaaaactcatcaagacatcttagtgtgagacagaaataatagattgcatacaaataaagaaacatgtgtacaaagagagaaaagaaacaacacatgtagagataggtgaagaaaacatacaacatcacatataccacttgataagcatcatgtatgcaaacatggtcacaagacctaaggtacaagaacaagaagctaaaagtagctcctacatcaacaaggaggtaaacactcctcctaacaagatgaaacacatctcccccttaaaAGGTCAtgtatttctctctctaacgtgtagaatcttaaagaaagaagccacaaattctccaatttctccccctttttgtcatgattgagaatgggtacaagaagctaaaatgcttcactcgagaaacataaagatgatcaagaatgatcaagggggtacaaagaatccatataaatgcatgaatgtaatgaaacaagatgctatggatgataagataaaagaaacatgcaaaacatgtgaaaaacaatgcatgcagaggatctcgatggatcgagaggtgtcgagaagctatcgagcatacctcgatggatcgaacagctatcgagaagctatcgaggagacaaaaactttctcgatcgatccacctagctatcgagagatGTCAAGATTTCGATGAGAGGCAGCAGAAgaactcgacagataagccagctatcgagaggtgtcgaggaagTGTCGAGAaggcttaaaaatagtttttcaagaagagaaaaaacatagatatgaatgcaatcaaacatgcaactcaaccaatgacccaaccaacattttaacctctcaaaacatctttcaaccaacaaagagttaagcataGGGATCTgaaaaactcacacacacacactaaacaattataaccaattttatatttcaaaaacaagttaagacaatttagtgagcatacatcaacacatgtaaaccttgtgatggccaaatcacattgtacctacacatgtatcaaaagtagcaaagaatattgcatgttgtgtgtgaaaacatcgcaagattacatatgtgtctcaaagttatgacgatttgagatatgagaaaatcactttaactcacacacaatcataactatttgatggggactatcaccttcgagatacatcctataactcccacatctcctagaaaacacgcttgcaatcatatttaaagcatttttgatctttttgcttttattttctttgcatattttatttttgttaagcaaatcatgcataagtacataaaagagagaaaagaaatacctaattatgttaagcttttgacattgcacttttactatgccgaagcatacaaatgtcatattatgattggcgggtaacagtagtgagatagttatttatgcctttttcttAAGGTTTTCTAGTTATacccataaaaaagagtgatacgagtgttaagttcaagagatcacttaaccttactcatcacaaacaaagagctacaaagctcatttgcttagttgtgcataagaatgctcatctaagctacaagagatacaaagtttagaaaactctatttcaaaGACCaatttaaggttcacaagaaccgatgtacacatacacacattgtttttgtatttttctaatttttccatatattttttttaattttgaaaacaaaacaaaataaaaactaaacagtCAAACAAAAACAGGTaaacaatcatgaaagcatgaaagaaaaatgcaaatgcatgaaggcatgatagaagaatgcagatgcatgaaagcatgatttcaaaagcagataagaaatcaagaaatgaGAGTCCaaatttagatagaaagaattaaagcagaggacaaacagaaaagacaattaagtcttaggc
This genomic stretch from Castanea sativa cultivar Marrone di Chiusa Pesio chromosome 9, ASM4071231v1 harbors:
- the LOC142610822 gene encoding cytochrome P450 81E8-like; this encodes MEAILLYLSLTLLSFLVAFKLILKTRTSRPKHLPPSPPSLPIIGHLHIIKKPFHRTFHALSQKYGQIFSLKFGSQLVVIVSSPSTVEECFTKNDIVLANLPPFLLGKHVAYNNTTLVQSPYGDHWRNLCRISTLEIFSNNRLNKFLGIRRDEINHLLQNLSRNSCHSFAKVELQSMLLEMTFNNIMRMVAGKRYYRYGEDVKDEEEVRQFRRIIKELTRFGGASNPTEFVPILRWMDYGGLEKKLKSLSKRTDEFLQALINEKRLKEEEGYTMIDHMLSLQKSQPEYYTDRIIKGLILVLLLAGTDTSAVTLEWAMTNLLNHPNILKKA